ACCCTGACTAAACCACCTGATTCATATATCTAACCAGTGCAATATTTTGTATTTATAAATTGTAAATACTTTCTTAATGATAGTTCCTGTCTCTTCCCATTTTTATACCTCACACTGATTCAACAGTGCATTctactttttttttgttcttttgtaaaaaaaaaaaagtgtcaaTGACATTAAAGATTTGACATGATGTCGCAGTGTATCTACACTGATAGGAATAATTCATGCTTTAGTAAATGCTATAATTTTCAAATCTATTCTAAGAACCTTCTTGGTGTCTAGTTGtatgagatcggggttcaaatccaggTCGGGTCaagccaaagactttaaaaaaaatgggacccaatgcctccccacaACTGCATCTCACCACTCCACACGGGGATTGGTCACATGTGGAAATGTAATTTCACCAGCGTGTGATGAtgtctaatgggactttaacttaaagAATCCAGAAACTCAAGATGAGTACATTTAAATTGCTCTAATGTGAAGATCATCTATTATGAGTAATGTGTGATGAACACGGTCAGATGTCAGCTGCTGTTGTAAACAAACACCTTACATAACGGTGCTGGTTGGAAATGTGAGAGGAGAAAAATAATCCATACCTGCTTGGTATCAACTTCAATGTCAGCTACATAGTTCTCAAACACTGTGGGCACATAGACCTCAGGAAACTGGTCCTTACTGAAAACAATTAGCAGACAAGTCTTCCCGCAGGCTCCATCTCCCACTATGACCAGCTTTTTCCTGATTGCTGCCATGGCTGCAGAGGTGAGAAAGAAACGAGCAGAAGTTACAACAGGAGAACACGTTATCTATGTTAAACTGGGCGGGTCGCTTTATTGCACTGAGCCATTTTGCAACTTGCCTGTGCTGCGCCTCTGATAAACCGTGAGCAGCCCGCAATCTACAGCTGTGTTGACACAAACCCGAGCCCGTCTGAAACCAACACCCGGAGCTAACTATTTGACATTCTGTGACCACACAAACATCAGGGCCGTTCATGTAGCGTTCGGTTGCAAAAAaacacgagcagaggcaaaacgaAGGACATAAAATTGTCATGAAAGGCTGATGTGTCTTTGATTTATCGCGAGTTGAGTTTTTAGTCAATTGAATAACCCTTTTTTCCCCACAATGAAACATTTCCGCTGCTTCTGACCCACCCCGGCTTCAAGCTTGACTAATTATTCCGTCTGACCCACTTTTGTATAAATTGCAGACCAGGTTTAACATGTAACTGCAAACATCAATCACCTGGTTTCTAGATTAAGAGGATCTGTTTACAAAAGGTTTAATGCTAGCAGGTGTGCTAGTTGGCTAATGGATTAAATAGCCTGTGTGCtaagtttttatttaaattggGCGATTCAAATGTGCTGAATGACAcgtaaaatgtattatttatgtttgtaatcaatatttattttaaaagagcATTTCACTCGTTATTAATAAACCAAACACAATTTATCCCTCACCGGCACAGCTAGCGGGTTCGCCAAGCGTAGCTTAGCATAACGGAAGTCAAACAGTTTTATCGGTCCATTAGCTAGGTGGCTAGCATCGGCAAATCATCTTCAGAAAACATAAATTGACATACGAAACGGTTCCCGTCAAAACTTATTAATTATTCAAGGTAATAAAATAACACATAGCATGTAGGCACGTCAAACTTACCGAGTGAATGGTTAAGAATCTATTAAAGTGTAGTTTAGGCAGAGCTTTGTTAGCCTCTATTGCTACTGCCTGCTTGCGCTGATGCCTGGAGGATTAGCAAGAGTAAGAGACGGGGGGTGGGGACacagaaacataataataataataataataataataataatcacaataatcacaataataataataataattattattattattattattattattatggttttTACCAGATTGTGACTGAATTCTGTAAATTTTGAGTATTTGACTAATTATCTGTCTGTTGTTTTTAGACTTTTTGCAGCATTTACTATACGTTCCATATATGAAAATATTTATGATCAAATCAGAATGTTTGATAATAattctaaattctaaataaataatttcTCGCAAAAATCGATTTTAATGGCCTTGTAATTCTGCAAATGTTATTTAATCACTCCAAATTAGAATATTTTAGATAAGGTGTGTCAGCTACATTTCTATGCATTTTTATCTAATAAAACATAACTCAAGTGAGTATTTctttggtcagctgccatgctgttGACATGCCATATAAATAAACCTGGAGtctggtcacaggggcagcagcctaagccgagaggcccagacttccctctccccagctattgGGCCAACTATTCCGGGGGGATCCCAAGGCGtggcctggccagctgagagacatagtccctccagcgtgtccaggGTTTTCTCTTGGGTCTCTTCCTAGAGAAGGCGTCCAGtaggcatcttgaccagatgcccgagtcacctcaactggctcctctcgacgtggagtagCAGCGGATcaactcagagcccctcccggatgactgagcttctcaccccatctctaagggagagcccagccatcctgtggagaaaactcattttggccgttgtatccgtgatctcgttctttcggtcactacccatagCTCGTGACCAAAGgcaagggtaggaacgtagatcagctGGTAAATTGAGAACTTtgacttccggctcagctctatcTTCATGACAACGGATCAGTACAGCACCCGCATcattgcagacgcagcaccaatccgcctgtcaatctcacgttccatctttccctcactcgtgaacaagaccctgagatacttaaactcctccacttgaggcaggacctcgttcttgacctggagaaggcattctacccttttctaatTTGAgaacatggtctcagatttagaggagcttattctcatcccagccgcttcacactcggctgcgaattgCTCCAGCGACAGCTGGAAATCACTGTCTGATGAaggcaacaggaccacatcatctgcaaaaagcagagacccgatccttaggtcaccaaaacagatcccctcaacaccttggctttgcctagaatcctgtccataaaagttatgaacagaatcagtgataaagggcagccttggcgtagtccgactctcaccagaaacaagctcgacttactgctggcaatgcagaccaagctctgacaccagtcatacgaagacctaacagcccgtatcaaaggGCCGTATGGTACACCATACTCCCTAAGTACCCCCCACATGACCCCCGGGGGACGCTgttgaacaccttctccaaatccgcaAAACAAATGTAGATtaattgggcaaactcccacgcacccttcaAGATTTCCCTAAGGgcacagagctggtccagtgttccacagccaggacaaaaaccacattgttcctcctgaatccaaggttcagcaatccgacggaccctcctctccagaacccctgaatagaccttactagagaggctcagaagtgtgatccctctgtagttggaacacattctgcggtcccccttttcaaATAGGGGGACCAACACCCCAGTCtgcatccagtggaactgcccctgatgtccacgcgatactgcAGAACCGCATCAATCAACACAGCCGAACAATATCCAGAGccgttctcatgtcatgttgtaatTAATGTCTACAGGTTGCAAAATAACAGTCTTAGCTTATATgtatgtaaataaaattaatattgTTAGGTTTTATGTTTTAGGTCACAGAACAAAGGTAAATAATCCTAATTTCCTTTTGAATGTGACTCATTTTCCAGTTtataaaaatgcatttttaactcagacttTCTGAGTGTCAGGTTGAATCAGGGACAAACAGAAATGTGTTATCGCTGCAGCAGTGTACTAATAGCTGCAGCTCTTACTCTAATCCTGGTAAGAGGCTTTCTCAGTGCTGCTCAGTTCCGATTCGTGGAAATGAACTCAGATGCATTTCCATGAAAAGTATATTTCCCCATTTATTTGAGTGTTGAAGTGGATGAACCATTGCAATTGagcaaaaaggggaaaaaaaggtTTCTTTCTGTAAAAAACAACCACGAACCCCTTCAGAGAATAACATTTATAGCAAATGTTCTTGTTTCTTTAAAGGTGAACTTTTTGTTTTAGCAATGAAATGAGAATTAAAGTAAATGCTTCCCTTCTTAAAAGACAATAATCCGATTTTAGATTCTCATTGACTGATTACAAAGTTCTTTATCTTTAATAAAACACAGTTTGCTGCAGAAACAGCCAGAGCCTCATCTTGTGTTGGCTTCAACTCTTTGGATTTGTATTCTAATGTGATTTAATTGAGAATGTTTAATAAAACCCAGAGATGCAGAACAAACAATAACACCAGGCTCTGTGATAACGTGAAAATGTAACGTGACGTTACAGCCATGTGACTAAAAATGCATCCCCATGTGTGGGAATCACTTTGGAAATATTAAAATATTCAAGCTCTTCATACTTATTTATCAAGTGAGTTGTACTGGAATAAAAACATTCATTCGTTAGCTTCATTTAGCTGGCTTATTATTGAAAAAAAAAGTCTGCATTAACTTATTGGCAATTAAAACTGCAGATTTAagctgcacagtggcacagtggcTAGTTCTGAACTTGAGGCCTttgtgcatggagtttgcatgttctcactgtgcatgcgtgggttctccggcttcctcccacatttCAAAAACATGACTCTCAGGTTGATTGGTTTCTctcaattgtccttaggtgtatgTGTGTGATTGGTTGttcgtcctgtgtgtctctgtgttgccctgtgatggactggtaacctgtccagggtgtaccccacctgattgcccagagTTTGCTGGAGATAAGCACCAGCCCACCGTGACTCTGCATGGACAAGTGGGTGTAGACAATAGATGGAAGGATGGAACTGCAGATATACTTTAACCTTTCACAAGTTActtaaaaaatacagaaaacaaaacacatttaacGTCATTGGCATTGCACATGTCACAGCTTAGCTATAAGGCAAACATTTAACACAATTCTCTTGTGCAGGATTAAGACTTGGCTCATATTCAGGAGCAATCAGGTAATACTGAGATTCATTAAACAGTTCTCTTCTGGACTGGAACTCTGCTGGTCAGGATCTGAGGCTGTCCCAGATCCACAGCATGTGGCTGTGGAGCATAACCCTGACCGTGTTCCTGTCTTGCTCTCTGTCCCCAACAGGCTGCCATCCTCATACAGAGAAAGGGTAGTTCTGTAGGAAGTGCAGCAGTGGTTTGGGGAGGGGCAGTTGGTCAGGGCAGGTAGTGTGTTTGTGGATGGTGAGCCGAGCCAGGTGTTGCAAAGAGGGAAAACCCTTGGAGCTGTGCAGAGGATGCGCCAGTTTCAGAGGGACTCCGCTGTCTTTGTCCCCAAGCTGTGCAGGATCTGGCTTTGTCTGAGGCTGAACTGAAGACGGGGCCTGTGTTGCCTGGCCTGAGACCATGTAGTGCTGGATGAGGCTCAGGACATCTGGGAAAGTCTGAAGGTGAGGCAGGTGAGAGGAGGTGGAGTCCAGCCAGAAGCAACCTTTGTTGTACTCGATGCGAACGCTAGTTGGTCCAAAGCGAGTCCTTACAGACAGGGCCAGCATGTACTGAGGGTGGCTGCTGTCCCGAACCAGGAACGTTCCTTCACACTTGGAAAGGAGGGCTTCCCGGGCCTCACTCGCTGAGATAGAACCCCAGTACCAacctaaaaaaacaaacaaacagggcCTAAATTTGAGCTTTTACATTAATATTTGTGTTAAACATGAAGGCACTTGGACGGTAGGCACTTTTGAGATTAATATCTACAGTGGCGAACTCCTCCCAtgtccgggtttttgccttggtgaccacccgagtcgcgttccgcttggactgccggtacccgtcagctgcctctggagtcctacaggccaaaaagacttgataggactctttcttcagcttgacagcatctctaaccaccagtgtccaccagcgggttcgggggttgccaccacgacaggcactgacgatccggcgaccacagctctggtcggccgcctcaacaacggaggcacggaacagggtccattcagactcaatgttccccgtctcccccggaacattttggaagttctgtcggaggtgggaaatgaagctctttctgacaggagactgccagacgttcccagcagaaccTTGCGATGCGTTTGGGCCtaccaggtctgaccggcatcctcccccaccatctgggccaactcaccaccaggtagtggtcagttgacagctccacccctcgcttcacccgagtgtccatcaCATTTGGCcgaaggtcagatgaaacaacaacaagtcgatcattgagctgcAGCCTAAGATATCCTGgtaccaagagcacatatggacacctttatgtctgaagatggtgttcattatggacaatccatgactggcacagaagtccaataacaaaacaccactcgaattcagatcaggggggccgttcctcccaaccacacctctccaggtctcactgtcgttgcccacgtgagcgttaaagtcccccagcagaacgagggagtcaccggaaggagcgctctccagcaccccctccaaggtctccaaaaagggtgggtagtctgaactgtagtttggtgcataagcacagaccacagtcagaacccatcccccacacgtaggcagaaggaggctaccctctcattcactggggtaaaccccaacgtacaggcaccaagatgggggggcaactaatatgcccacccctgctcagcgcctctcagtgggagcaactccagagtggtagaaagtccaacccatctcaaggaaactggttccagagccagagccatgcgttgagttgagtccgactatatctagtcggaacctctcaacctcacacaccaactcaggctccttccccaccagagaggtgacattccatgtgccaagagacagcttctgtagccgaggatcaggcaGCCAAAGTCCCCGCCCTCggttaccacccgtcacacactgcacccaacccctttggcccctcccacgagtggtgagcccatgggaaaggggacccacgtttcttcttcgggctgtgcctggccgggctccatgTATCATGGTCTGCCTCAATCAGCAGGAGAGGAGACCTGGCAATCAGCTGTTtttgttgcaggtgggcgtggcaacgagctccagctgatcctgatccTGCTAATCagaaggccaggggatttaaggagcggtgagacacaactccagtgccagttgatactctcaccaaggTAACTTCTAGCCCAGTATATCTCCTGAAATTCCTGAGAACTTGTCCTATGAAATCCTGTGTGTTCTTGTTCCAGTATCTCGCCTCATATCCTCTAACCACGCCTGGAGTTGTATTCCACGTCCCGCCgttcaggatcctctggcctccactctccaTCGCTCGCCTGCCTGCCAACCTACACCCTGGACTCATACAACCATCTCCTGACCACCTCTAGcctggtgaactagaccaaattcttgctttgcaaagtttggtctaggaacgctccactggaacctctgcagctccaacagcattctggctggccaatcacagctctctagaggggtttcaaacacattaagagctgtgattggtccataatggtgggccaatcatagtgctctatctgcttagtgaacaaatcatagAGCTTCATcctctttgtgggccaatcagggcactctatgtgcctggtgggtgggatgatgcaacagagtgaaacaagagtatggctGTGATCGAGATGAGctggttctgcgcagattagatcaccggtgatcggcgcgcagtgcttgccggttagatttgtgtccgacttgacgccgacttgctctaacGTCAagcctacgtaggcaacgataacctcgtgagatcaaggcagccgcagattttggagcaaggcgctgcagttgctctccctcggctgcaaaacctaggggatgacgggaaacgcctgtcatgagccggggtgagtactcctcattcACCTTAACAtctttgagtctcttgccaggagagggagtgcccagctgttcctgatcagcaatagCGGGGTGGTTCCTGCTTAAGGGTTCAACgtcggaagattgcctcagcttgGTAGTACCCAGCCACTCGTGTTTTCTCTAGGATCTCTAGGATTAATTTTGCTAGTAATGTTTTTGCTCTAGGTATTTTTAGACTTTAGGATTTTACTACCTCCAGGAGCTGACTCAGGATTTATTCTCCCCTTCAGGATTCCTGTGTTTGATCTCTGGCCACTGAGCTTTTGGATACTCACCTCAGGACTCCTGGGTTTGGAAACTCAGAACCTCCAGGACCCTTTCACCGCTCTCCATAACTACTCTCCCAACATTTCGGCTCAGTGTCACCCATCCACCAGGGCGCCCTGCTTATCATCAcctgtgctccctctcctgcgctctcCCCAGCTCTCAAcctgctccctcctccagccagcaaCTCTCACCTTACCGTAAGATCATTTGAACTAACCTCGGACGAAAATGGACCTCAGGAAATAAATACATGCTCaccagtgttctccctcctccggaCGCAGAGCTCCTGTATCTGCACCAGCCACtgacacttcagtgcatcttcagtttcttattttgtaaataaactattttattttttacccccATCCTTGGTCTGTGCtgtgttctgcatgtcttgggttaggctccttcccccaaacatgacaacgcctggctctcacctgatctaagatcttattggttcacattttgatccaaacatccggtggtagaacatgaaatgttagttggtcgtatgtattctgtaaatcttatgttgatgatgacaactatataggccataaagagaaatgtgttttgtgttcttttgtcacgtttcctatgagcacactaaacctacagctgataacctttacttattattacagtcatgtcttcatatacaatatatgatatccacaagcacgtgaggatgtgcttcagctgctaacaggcaccagaagtaaaataaataattaaacaagtgtgaacgctaacgcgatatcttcagccatcgtcacccgcgagctatacatgcaggaaattgtgtccaacttaaacgccggctttcagccactccccctgctgcttctgtctgctctcgtctgttttccaggcgaggcgcagctcaactcgaacacggcctatgtcacattcattgtccagtagaatgcggagatcatttgaaagacaatggtagaacccgccccacaaccgagagccgtcaatggagcgttgactagactaaataatacatttatttagtctggcttgccaggctagaccaCCTCCTCTTCAGTCAACGGTCCTCTCGCCTCTCCTCAACTGATCTTCACCCAGTCCACCACCGCTAAGCCCTGGTCTATGACCGTAAGAACAATTCTACCCAGAAATAGAttattctcttggttctctggttccggtaCAAGTTTCACAattgtttattctttcattttAGATTCCAGTCCCGTCCTGTTCCTGTTTTTCTGGAGCAGCGCCTTTAGCTTTCCTTATCCTCAGTTAATACATCATTTTACTATTTtacttatctgttttttcatgtggttcttcatgtcctgggttaaacagcttgcccacaacatgacaccatgggtgaaagcccagccgcCAGGCACTCGCtaatgtgccccacctccaggcctggctccagacgggggccccggtgacccacgtccgggcgagggaacacggtttccattcatATAATTCATCATTTGTAATTAAAATGAATGAGTTTGATAAGTGACCCAcaattgtatagcacctttcagagtcagaggactccaaagtgctaaacactacagtgtatcatttatGCATTCACGCTGAATGGAGAAGTGATACAGTGTACCGCCACAAGCTAAACACAAGGGCTGGTTTAGTGTGTCACATCAAAATTTTCTCCAGCCCCATCTGGCCTCCCTATGAAATCTTTTGGGCGGTGCCACTGAATGTAATATCCGACATTAACTAATGGATGCAAACTGTATTCAGATCAGTATGGATGCTTTGGTTTACCTGAAGCCTGAAGATActggaagttagtggagatgcagTGGAGGTCTTCTACAGGATCCCAGTGAGGAGGAGAGGGATGTGGGCAGCAGGAACTTTCTTGTTCCTCTTGGTGTAAAATGGTCACTGCCCGGGCAACCATTTCTTACCAACAGCAGACCTGCAGGggtggattaaaaaaaaaaatcacattcagATGAGTTATCAAACCATTCTGGATGCAGTCCTAAAGTCTTCCAAAATTGTACTTAACATCAAAATTTGCTGAAaccaatatactgacattaatgcttctaaaatcagcagattttgtatagaatgaaaattatcaaagctgaatttacgttattatttaCATACACCACACACAGTTACGCTACAATCACTGTCacgtgactaaacaaatacacatcacccccgtcaccctctgaaacaaataaacaaatggaaaGGAGATGGaataaatattggttgttaatattgccccagttttatttatcggaccaatGCCgacatgttaaaaaatgactaacattggccgatatcGATGCCGATGCATCCCTAGTACATTTTTCTCAAAAAGATTCAAAACTTTACATTTAAAAAACTATTATGGATTTAAATCTAGTAAAATAGTTCAAAACATgcaagaaaatgtaaaaatattaaaaaatatttttaaaatacacacaaaaacTTTTTCTAGGCTTGGCTGCCTCttatagtgctcaaccagtgtttatttaataaagcgtaatattgtttagggatggtaaaaagtgcaggggacaaaaattagcttaggaaaaagtgtgtgtgtgtgtgtgtggggggggggggggcatgtccccccctgtACTCCCCCAAAAAACCTACGTCTATGCGTGCAGGATAACAACACGAGAATACATGCACTTTCAGACCCAAAACCTCTGGATTTGCGTGTAAACACCGAATAAACAACAAATCGGTGGTTACATTAAAAAAAAGACCAAAGAAAGAGGACACTGAAAAAGCAGTTTGAAATCTCCTTACCTCAAATCAGGAATAATCGAAACGACTGTGATCATTAAAAATAAGGAAAAACGAATTCTCAGTATAAATGTGTGTTAAAAACAGTCAATATGAACAGATCCGCTTGGTTTTTGTTGGAAATAGAGAAGAGCTCCTGTCGGCGCGTGAGAGGAGATAAAAGTGCGGCTCATTCAGCAGCAGAGCTGAAGCGGACTGACAGAGAGCTTCCTGGGAATCCGCTTCCAAGAAAGGTTTTGCGTTTCAGCGCCAGCAGTGACAGAAAAGGTCGCAGCCAGCGGATCATGGtgatccgacacacacacacgcacgcacgcacacacacaccttcctgcATGAATGTCAACATAATCCACTTAAGACTCATTTCCTGTCAGTATGGATCATGTGATTATTTGTGAcccctgctgctgcctgcataaCTATGGGATATCACTCACATACATTTAAATTATACAGGCAGGAATAAGGCAATGCACTCACACTCAG
This sequence is a window from Nothobranchius furzeri strain GRZ-AD chromosome 3, NfurGRZ-RIMD1, whole genome shotgun sequence. Protein-coding genes within it:
- the LOC107385101 gene encoding cytokine-inducible SH2-containing protein — translated: MVARAVTILHQEEQESSCCPHPSPPHWDPVEDLHCISTNFQYLQASGWYWGSISASEAREALLSKCEGTFLVRDSSHPQYMLALSVRTRFGPTSVRIEYNKGCFWLDSTSSHLPHLQTFPDVLSLIQHYMVSGQATQAPSSVQPQTKPDPAQLGDKDSGVPLKLAHPLHSSKGFPSLQHLARLTIHKHTTCPDQLPLPKPLLHFLQNYPFSV